From Lacerta agilis isolate rLacAgi1 chromosome Z, rLacAgi1.pri, whole genome shotgun sequence, the proteins below share one genomic window:
- the NKRF gene encoding NF-kappa-B-repressing factor isoform X1: MAGGGWTLPGGDFLSPRPPPSAQSEPPQPPQPPAERSAATAPEEPDLEPWRDKQENDRHWALRRQFLLRNLPDYQGDVSFQKLLALSHAWANHVFMGCRYSPEVMEKVLHMAEGIDIGEMPSFELVPDAKATKRPRSLPDDSPSRSLEPPRKQTPKYHVRPRFEPIHFVASNTPDEGKKPASENEAEEASENITQQIQNYADQVFSSFNTQDGDTQFSRTVGLGYGSTQGNQMEAEVVSKNKDSSASGVVGVLWGPSLLQAASETFPRSVIIAKQYFINKLAVAVRKNLASPEADCEPDKINYTFLLTRSIQACKTNPEYIYSPLKYFSPEDLPDNKKLLKDGFACEVRCQNVYLATGYAGSKNGSRDRATELAMILLQKPVEVKVAQRKFKNTILEDLVLCQKGKSPPEFPPALKHLDDTITSTKECSPGQLTFNPQQGSSSAKHWTNFVLTENASDAIGILNNSASFNKMAIEYKYVMMPNRLWRCCVYLQDHFLAEGYGTKKTSKHAAADEALKVLQKTQSSTGPTKAVQLRKFSGATRNPPKKKSLKELVVYENSMNPVCTLNDTAQFNKMTVEYIFERVTGMRWKCKVMLEKELIAEAIGVKKSVKHMAAEEAVRVLKRTQPTVVNNLKKGTIEDVISRNEICGRSAEEASKQQIKEDNIGNQILRKMGWTGGGLGKSGEGIREPIAVKEQFKREGLGLDNERGSKIAKKDVEQIIQNYAFSDSKVDLTFSTELTNDERKQIHQIAQKYGLKSKSHGQGRDRYLVVSRKRRKEDLLHQLKQDGQVGHYELIMPQDK, encoded by the exons ATGGCTGGGGGAGGGTGGACGTTGCCCGGCGGGGATTTCTTGTCGCCGCGGCCGCCTCCCTCTGCCCAGTCGGAGCCTCCTCAGCCGCCACAGCCTCCTGCCGAGCGGTCAGCCGCCACGGCCCCCGAGGAGCCCGACCTGGAGCCTTGGCGCGACAAGCAGGAGAACGACCGGCACTGGGCGCTGCGCAGGCAGTTCCTTCTCCGCAACTTGCCGGACTACCAGGGAGACGTCTCCTTCCAGAAGCTCCTGGCGCTCTCCCACGCCTGGGCCAATCATGTCTTCATGGGGTGCAG GTATAGCCCTGAAGTTATGGAGAAAGTCCTCCATATGGCCGAAGGGATTGACATTGGCGAGATGCCGTCATTTGAATTGGTGCCTGATGCCAAGGCAACCAAAAGGCCACGCTCCCTGCCGGACGATTCTCCATCTCGCA GTCtcgaacctccaaggaagcagactCCCAAATACCATGTCAGGCCTCGTTTTGAACCTATACACTTTGTAGCCAGCAACACTCCAGATGAAGGAAAGAAGCCTGCTTCAGAAAATGAAGCAGAGGAGGCCAGTGAGAACATAACCCAGCAAATCCAAAACTACGCTGATCAGGTTTTCAGCAGCTTCAATACCCAGGATGGGGACACACAGTTTTCCAGAACAGTAGGTTTAGGCTATGGAAGTACCCAGGGAAACCAAATGGAAGCTGAAGTGGTTTCCAAAAACAAAGACTCTTCTGCCAGTGGTGTTGTAGGAGTTTTGTGGgggccttctcttctccaggctgccTCTGAAACATTTCCCAGATCGGTTATAATAGCCAAGCAGTATTTCATTAACAAACTTGCAGTGGCAGTCCGCAAGAATCTTGCTAGCCCTGAAGCTGATTGCGAGCCAGACAAAATTAACTACACTTTTCTGTTGACACGGTCCATACAGGCTTGCAAGACAAACCCTGAGTATATTTATTCTCCATTGAAATATTTTTCCCCTGAGGACCTTCCCGATAACAAGAAGCTCCTAAAAGATGGTTTTGCTTGTGAGGTGAGGTGTCAGAACGTATATTTGGCCACAGGTTATGCCGGCAGCaaaaatggatcgagggaccgaGCGACGGAACTGGCAATGATTCTGCTGCAAAAGCCTGTGGAGGTTAAGGTCGCCCAGCGAAAGTTCAAGAACACCATCCTGGAGGATTTAGTGCTATGTCAGAAGGGCAAATCCCCTCCTGAATTCCCTCCAGCGCTCAAGCATTTGGATGACACTATCACTTCCACAAAAGAATGCTCACCTGGACAGCTGACCTTTAACCCCCAGCAGGGCTCCAGTTCAGCTAAACATTGGACTAACTTTGTCCTCACAGAAAACGCCAGTGATGCCATTGGGATTTTGAACAATTCAGCCTCCTTTAACAAAATGGCAATTGAATACAAATATGTCATGATGCCAAATAGATTGTGGCGCTGCTGTGTCTATCTGCAGGACCACTTTTTAGCTGAAGGGTATGGCAcgaagaaaacaagcaagcatgcTGCAGCAGACGAAGCGCTGAAAGTTCTCCAGAAGACCCAGTCAAGTACTGGGCCCACCAAAGCAGTCCAGCTTCGGAAATTTAGCGGGGCCACTCGTAATCCCCCCAAGAAGAAGAGTCTGAAGGAACTTGTTGTGTATGAGAACTCCATGAACCCCGTGTGCACACTGAATGACACTGCTCAGTTCAACAAGATGACAGTGGAGTACATCTTTGAAAGGGTGACGGGGATGCGGTGGAAGTGCAAGGTGATGCTGGAAAAGGAATTAATTGCTGAAGCAATTGGGGTCAAGAAGAGTGTCAAGCACATGGCGGCAGAAGAGGCTGTCAGAGTCCTGAAAAGAACCCAGCCAACAGTCGTCAACAACCTGAAAAAAGGCACCATCGAAGACGTCATCTCAAGGAATGAGATCTGCGGGCGTTCAGCAGAAGAAGCATCCAAGCAGCAGATCAAGGAAGACAACATTGGGAATCAGATTCTAAGGAAAATGGGCTGGACAGGCGGTGGCTTGGGGAAAAGTGGGGAAGGGATCCGAGAACCGATTGCCGTGAAAGAACAGTTCAAAAGGGAAGGGCTTGGGCTGGACAATGAAAGGGGGTCAAAAATTGCAAAGAAAGATGTTGAACAGATCATCCAGAATTATGCCTTCTCGGACAGTAAAGTTGATCTGACCTTCTCGACAGAACTGACCAATGATGAGCGCAAACAGATTCATCAGATAGCCCAAAAATACGGGCTTAAGAGTAAATCCCATGGACAGGGCCGTGATAGATACTTAGTGGTTAGCCGAAAGAGGCGTAAAGAAGACTTGTTACACCAGCTAAAGCAAGATGGTCAGGTTGGCCATTATGAACTCATTATGCCACAGGATAAATAA
- the NKRF gene encoding NF-kappa-B-repressing factor isoform X2 — protein sequence MSSWGAGLEPPRKQTPKYHVRPRFEPIHFVASNTPDEGKKPASENEAEEASENITQQIQNYADQVFSSFNTQDGDTQFSRTVGLGYGSTQGNQMEAEVVSKNKDSSASGVVGVLWGPSLLQAASETFPRSVIIAKQYFINKLAVAVRKNLASPEADCEPDKINYTFLLTRSIQACKTNPEYIYSPLKYFSPEDLPDNKKLLKDGFACEVRCQNVYLATGYAGSKNGSRDRATELAMILLQKPVEVKVAQRKFKNTILEDLVLCQKGKSPPEFPPALKHLDDTITSTKECSPGQLTFNPQQGSSSAKHWTNFVLTENASDAIGILNNSASFNKMAIEYKYVMMPNRLWRCCVYLQDHFLAEGYGTKKTSKHAAADEALKVLQKTQSSTGPTKAVQLRKFSGATRNPPKKKSLKELVVYENSMNPVCTLNDTAQFNKMTVEYIFERVTGMRWKCKVMLEKELIAEAIGVKKSVKHMAAEEAVRVLKRTQPTVVNNLKKGTIEDVISRNEICGRSAEEASKQQIKEDNIGNQILRKMGWTGGGLGKSGEGIREPIAVKEQFKREGLGLDNERGSKIAKKDVEQIIQNYAFSDSKVDLTFSTELTNDERKQIHQIAQKYGLKSKSHGQGRDRYLVVSRKRRKEDLLHQLKQDGQVGHYELIMPQDK from the exons ATGTCTTCATGGGGTGCAG GTCtcgaacctccaaggaagcagactCCCAAATACCATGTCAGGCCTCGTTTTGAACCTATACACTTTGTAGCCAGCAACACTCCAGATGAAGGAAAGAAGCCTGCTTCAGAAAATGAAGCAGAGGAGGCCAGTGAGAACATAACCCAGCAAATCCAAAACTACGCTGATCAGGTTTTCAGCAGCTTCAATACCCAGGATGGGGACACACAGTTTTCCAGAACAGTAGGTTTAGGCTATGGAAGTACCCAGGGAAACCAAATGGAAGCTGAAGTGGTTTCCAAAAACAAAGACTCTTCTGCCAGTGGTGTTGTAGGAGTTTTGTGGgggccttctcttctccaggctgccTCTGAAACATTTCCCAGATCGGTTATAATAGCCAAGCAGTATTTCATTAACAAACTTGCAGTGGCAGTCCGCAAGAATCTTGCTAGCCCTGAAGCTGATTGCGAGCCAGACAAAATTAACTACACTTTTCTGTTGACACGGTCCATACAGGCTTGCAAGACAAACCCTGAGTATATTTATTCTCCATTGAAATATTTTTCCCCTGAGGACCTTCCCGATAACAAGAAGCTCCTAAAAGATGGTTTTGCTTGTGAGGTGAGGTGTCAGAACGTATATTTGGCCACAGGTTATGCCGGCAGCaaaaatggatcgagggaccgaGCGACGGAACTGGCAATGATTCTGCTGCAAAAGCCTGTGGAGGTTAAGGTCGCCCAGCGAAAGTTCAAGAACACCATCCTGGAGGATTTAGTGCTATGTCAGAAGGGCAAATCCCCTCCTGAATTCCCTCCAGCGCTCAAGCATTTGGATGACACTATCACTTCCACAAAAGAATGCTCACCTGGACAGCTGACCTTTAACCCCCAGCAGGGCTCCAGTTCAGCTAAACATTGGACTAACTTTGTCCTCACAGAAAACGCCAGTGATGCCATTGGGATTTTGAACAATTCAGCCTCCTTTAACAAAATGGCAATTGAATACAAATATGTCATGATGCCAAATAGATTGTGGCGCTGCTGTGTCTATCTGCAGGACCACTTTTTAGCTGAAGGGTATGGCAcgaagaaaacaagcaagcatgcTGCAGCAGACGAAGCGCTGAAAGTTCTCCAGAAGACCCAGTCAAGTACTGGGCCCACCAAAGCAGTCCAGCTTCGGAAATTTAGCGGGGCCACTCGTAATCCCCCCAAGAAGAAGAGTCTGAAGGAACTTGTTGTGTATGAGAACTCCATGAACCCCGTGTGCACACTGAATGACACTGCTCAGTTCAACAAGATGACAGTGGAGTACATCTTTGAAAGGGTGACGGGGATGCGGTGGAAGTGCAAGGTGATGCTGGAAAAGGAATTAATTGCTGAAGCAATTGGGGTCAAGAAGAGTGTCAAGCACATGGCGGCAGAAGAGGCTGTCAGAGTCCTGAAAAGAACCCAGCCAACAGTCGTCAACAACCTGAAAAAAGGCACCATCGAAGACGTCATCTCAAGGAATGAGATCTGCGGGCGTTCAGCAGAAGAAGCATCCAAGCAGCAGATCAAGGAAGACAACATTGGGAATCAGATTCTAAGGAAAATGGGCTGGACAGGCGGTGGCTTGGGGAAAAGTGGGGAAGGGATCCGAGAACCGATTGCCGTGAAAGAACAGTTCAAAAGGGAAGGGCTTGGGCTGGACAATGAAAGGGGGTCAAAAATTGCAAAGAAAGATGTTGAACAGATCATCCAGAATTATGCCTTCTCGGACAGTAAAGTTGATCTGACCTTCTCGACAGAACTGACCAATGATGAGCGCAAACAGATTCATCAGATAGCCCAAAAATACGGGCTTAAGAGTAAATCCCATGGACAGGGCCGTGATAGATACTTAGTGGTTAGCCGAAAGAGGCGTAAAGAAGACTTGTTACACCAGCTAAAGCAAGATGGTCAGGTTGGCCATTATGAACTCATTATGCCACAGGATAAATAA